The genomic segment CGCTAAGGCAGATAAAGTTGTTGTACTCGAACAGGGGCGAATTTTAGAGCAGGGAGGGTATCAAGAGTTACTTGCTCGAGGTGGTAAGCTCTGGAAATATCATCAAATGCAGCACGAAGTGGGTCCAGTCAGTTAGCATCGAAGGTATCTTTAAGTTGGTAAACAAGATACCGAATTTACCAGCGATTTATCATGCATCAGGGGCAGTGTTACAGAAGAATTAGACCAGCTTTTAGCCAGCATTTTAATTGGCTAATGAGTAGTTTTTGAAAAGTTTAGGAAGGCAGCATCACCGTCATGAGCGAACAACATGCCCATCGCGCTACTATTCCACCCGTTCCCGATGATGTATCTCGTCCCCTATGGTCTGTCATGATTCCCGCTTACAATCCTGGGAAATATCTCCGCGAGACCCTCGCGACTTTACTCGCTCAAGCTCCGGGTTCCGATATCATGCAAATTGCTGTTGTTGACGATCGCTACCCTCACGAAGACCTAGAAGCGGTTGTCAAAGAAGTAGGAGGCGAGCGGGTTGAATTCTATCGACAGCCAGAGAATGTAGGGTTAACGAAAAATTTTCAAACCTGCTTGCAACTCGCTCGGGGACGCTTAATCCACGTATTGCATGCTGATGATTGCGTGCGCGAGGGATTCTATCCAAAAATGCAGCGCCTATTTAGCGACCACCCAGAGATTGGCGCTGCTTTTTGTCGCCACATCATTACGGATGAAAACGGTCATTGGCAATCTATATCCGTATTAGAACAGCCGGAAAGTGGGGTTCTGCCAAGAAGCTGGTTGGAGCATCTAGCTGGATTTATCCGCATCCAAACCCCATCAATTGTAGTGCGGCGTGACATATACGAAAAACTCGGCGGGTTTGACAACCGCTTACCCATTTGTAGTGACTGGGAAATGTGGGTCAGAATTTTTACTTACTACCCGATGGCATATGAAGCAGAGCCGTTAGCCCTATATCGCAAGCATTCCAAGTCTATTACGAACAAGACCGTGCGGGACGGTAGATACTTTCAACAACTTCGCGAGGCTGTAGATATTTTCCACAAATACCTACCCGAAGAAATCGCGGACAAAGTTTACAAGATGGCGAGGCAGAATTGCGCGTACCACACGCTGGAAATTGCTGACTCAATACTAGAAGCGGGGGATATGCCCGTCACTCTGAAGCTGCTGGGAGAAGCTATTAAAACAAGTCCCACCTTCCGAGTTATTCGGTCAGCTGGTCGCATTTTTTTACTGGATGGCTCAGAATGGCTCTTGCGGATAATATACACGGCTCTATCAGGCCGAGGATACAAAAACGCGGAGACTCCCGACACCGTCCTGCGTTCCGATGCTTAAGATTGATTGATTTCTACTTGCACAGGGATAGTTTAAATGGATAGCCCTACTCGCGTTCTCTCCCTCATCGAAAACAACATGGGGCATCGCACTTATGGCAATTTAATCAGGGGTTATTTCAGTAAAAGTTCATCTTGTAAAGTGGACTTTTATTGGTGTAGTGACGAGCTGGAGCTTCCTACAAGAGTTTTAATCAAACTCCTTAGCTTACCCTTTCCCAATCAATGGGTCAGAAAACACAATCTGGATTTTAGCCGTTCTCGCCTCGAACTGGGATATGCTTATGCGGCGAGGCGGCTAGCCGATCGCAAGTTACATCAAGCTCAATACTCGGCGCTGCACATTCACACTCAGCTTCATGCCTTACTTTCAGTTGATTGGCTGAAGAAATTACCAACTGTCGTCAGCATTGACATGACAATACTTCAGGCAGCAAAAGAACGGAGTCATCCCGATTTTAGATGGACTTATACCCCAATTTTAAGGTTGGAAAAACGAGTTTTTGAAACAGCAGCGCAAGTGATAACTGTTTCAGAATGGGCGCGTCAGTCGGTTATTAAAGACTACAAAATCAATGAGAACAAGGTAAAAGTTATTCCGTTTAGTGTCAATGTAGATGCAATTACGCCTCCGAGCCATCAAGAAAAATCGCTTAATAAGCCTTATAAAATCTTGTTTGTGGGAGCTGATTTTAAACGCAAGGGAGGAGAAGATGTTTTAGATGTTTTTTTGAAATCGTTTTCCGAGGACGCTGAACTTCATTTGGTTACGCCAACAGCAATTGACTGCCAGCATCCTAACGTTCATATTCATAGCAATATTAAGGCTTACACTCCTGAATGGTTAGAACTCTACCACCAAGCTGATGTGTTCGTGATGCCAACCTATGCCGATGCACTCGGCATTGCTTATATGGAAGCAATGGCAGCAGGGTTGCCCGTCATTGCGACGAACTTGGTGCAAATTACGGAGGTTGTCAGTCACAAAAAGACGGGTTTTTTAATTCAACCTGGCGATCGCCAGGAACTCGCTTGTAGAATTCGAGACCTCATGGAGAACCCCGATTTAGGTCGTGAAATGGGGGAAAAAGGACGGCTCATTGCCGAACGCAAGTTTAGTTCACGCTCAAATTTTCAGACTCTAGAGTCAATTTTTAAAGAGATATCTAGCTTGAAAATAGGGTGTCAGGAGTCAGGAGTCAGGGGTTAGGGTAAATAGATTTTCGCTCTTCGTTGTGATCGGTAGTCGATAGACGGCTGTATTGAAGTAAACTTATGAAAATCCTGCTTACAGTTCACCACCATCTCGACACCAACGCTGGAATTTCCGGCGTTACGTGGCGGCTGGGTGAGGAATATAAAAAGCTAGGACACGACGTGCAGTATTATACCTACGATACGAATCTCCCGCGTCGATTGTCCGGGTTAGCTAAGTCGATTATATTTCCTGAATTTACAGCATTCCACATTTCAGCTCTTGCTAAACAGCAAGCCCTCGATGTAGTAGATGCCTC from the Microcoleus sp. AS-A8 genome contains:
- a CDS encoding glycosyltransferase, whose translation is MSEQHAHRATIPPVPDDVSRPLWSVMIPAYNPGKYLRETLATLLAQAPGSDIMQIAVVDDRYPHEDLEAVVKEVGGERVEFYRQPENVGLTKNFQTCLQLARGRLIHVLHADDCVREGFYPKMQRLFSDHPEIGAAFCRHIITDENGHWQSISVLEQPESGVLPRSWLEHLAGFIRIQTPSIVVRRDIYEKLGGFDNRLPICSDWEMWVRIFTYYPMAYEAEPLALYRKHSKSITNKTVRDGRYFQQLREAVDIFHKYLPEEIADKVYKMARQNCAYHTLEIADSILEAGDMPVTLKLLGEAIKTSPTFRVIRSAGRIFLLDGSEWLLRIIYTALSGRGYKNAETPDTVLRSDA
- a CDS encoding glycosyltransferase family 4 protein; this translates as MDSPTRVLSLIENNMGHRTYGNLIRGYFSKSSSCKVDFYWCSDELELPTRVLIKLLSLPFPNQWVRKHNLDFSRSRLELGYAYAARRLADRKLHQAQYSALHIHTQLHALLSVDWLKKLPTVVSIDMTILQAAKERSHPDFRWTYTPILRLEKRVFETAAQVITVSEWARQSVIKDYKINENKVKVIPFSVNVDAITPPSHQEKSLNKPYKILFVGADFKRKGGEDVLDVFLKSFSEDAELHLVTPTAIDCQHPNVHIHSNIKAYTPEWLELYHQADVFVMPTYADALGIAYMEAMAAGLPVIATNLVQITEVVSHKKTGFLIQPGDRQELACRIRDLMENPDLGREMGEKGRLIAERKFSSRSNFQTLESIFKEISSLKIGCQESGVRG